A single genomic interval of Helianthus annuus cultivar XRQ/B chromosome 6, HanXRQr2.0-SUNRISE, whole genome shotgun sequence harbors:
- the LOC110865927 gene encoding protein NLP5, whose product MDDGVFPANNMFANPSESMLGFDYMDDELFSEGCWLQATQVSDFLNSNSNNNNIPVFDPSFLWPPLELNSIDHIPEDVQEYVSQSQSQTADGILSKARVSNSVGFLDQSRRRWWIPPSVNVGVKERLVYAIENVKHSALHQHALIQIWLPENREGTKFLSTNDQLFSLGSNCPQLSKFRNISGNYRFAAEGDSKDIVGLPGRVFMGKVPEWTPDVQFFKPVEYPRVGHAQQYDVRGSVAVPIFYHDRRSCLGVIEVVMTTRKSNYASEIEDCCKALEAVDLRSFEISNSPKFKVSDHPYQAALPEILEILKSACKSHNLPLAQTWVPCIQQGKDGSRHSETNLIHCISTMDPACYVHDPRFKDFQEACSEHHLLKGQGVVGRAFTTNQPCYVSDVTSMTKTEYPLSHHARVFGLCGVVAIRFRSTLTGNVDYVLEFFLPVDCKDQEKQMSLLNSLSGIIENTCQNLRILTDNELLEEGSVVTDSVEVVKVEQILAEKPVDLLREQHNESGSGEGSLVNDGIKRPERRRGGTKTEKTITLEMLRQYFAGSLKDAAKNLGVCPTTLKRICRQHGIQRWPSRKIKKVGHSLRKIQLVMDSVQGAPGSFQIDSFYSNFPKLASSDPNTSSFSPSKIHNIDAKGVDGVTKSLSSSCSQTSSSGQSCSSGTQPSTGNNVLKRDRSDAEPHVSPFVQDEEHEQKGFQTSHSHKSLTELTAASTLPPKGGNARDNNIQRVKVTYGEEKVRFRLQKDTGFNQILEEIAKRFSINDINCFHLKYFDDDSEWVLLTCDADLEECIDVYRSCKGGTIQLALFEPHHTGGSVGSSNVIL is encoded by the exons ATGGATGATGGTGTATTTCCGGCTAATAACATGTTCGCGAATCCATCCGAATCCATGTTGGGTTTCGATTACATGGATGACGAACTCTTTTCGGAAGGATGTTGGTTACAAGCAACACAAGTATCCGATTTCTTAAacagtaatagtaataataataatattccgGTTTTTGATCCCTCGTTTCTGTGGCCACCCTTGGAGCTCAACAGCATTGATCATATACCAGAAGATGTTCAAGAATATgttagtcaaagtcaaagtcaaactgCAGATGGGATTTTGTCAAAAGCCCGTGTTAGTAATTCGGTTGGATTTCTTGATCAGTCGAGGCGAAGATGGTGGATCCCGCCAAGTGTGAACGTTGGGGTGAAAGAAAGGCTAGTCTACGCGATCGAGAATGTAAAACATTCTGCGCTACACCAACACGCGCTTATTCAAATATGGCTGCCTGAAAACCGAGAAGGAACTAAATTTTTGAGCACAAATGATCAACTTTTCTCACTCGGGTCGAACTGCCCGCAGCTTTCTAAATTTAGAAACATATCGGGAAACTATCGGTTTGCAGCGGAGGGTGATTCGAAGGACATTGTTGGGTTACCCGGGAGGGTATTTATGGGAAAAGTTCCTGAATGGACTCCCGATGTTCAGTTTTTTAAACCGGTAGAGTACCCGAGAGTTGGTCATGCTCAGCAGTATGATGTCCGTGGGAGTGTTGCGGTACCGATCTTTTATCATGATAGACGAAGCTGTCTTGGTGTTATTGAGGTTGTTATGACGACTCGAAAGAGTAATTATGCGTCCGAGATTGAAGATTGTTGTAAAGCTCTTGAG GCGGTTGACCTCAGGAGTTTCGAAATATCAAACTCTCCGAAATTCAAGGTGTCGGATCATCCGTATCAAGCAGCTTTACCCGAAATTCTCGAGATCCTAAAATCGGCATGCAAATCGCATAACTTGCCTTTGGCTCAAACTTGGGTCCCCTGCATACAACAAGGAAAAGACGGGTCTCGGCATTCAGAGACAAACTTGATCCATTGTATATCCACGATGGATCCCGCATGTTACGTGCACGATCCCCGTTTTAAAGATTTTCAAGAAGCATGTTCCGAGCACCATTTGTTAAAAGGCCAAGGTGTTGTGGGTAGAGCCTTCACCACGAACCAACCGTGTTATGTTTCAGATGTAACATCGATGACAAAAACCGAGTACCCGCTTTCACACCATGCTCGGGTTTTTGGTTTATGCGGGGTTGTTGCAATTCGATTTAGAAGCACTTTAACAGGCAATGTTGATTATGTGTTGGAGTTCTTTTTACCTGTTGATTGTAAAGATCAAGAAAAGCAAATGAGTTTGCTCAACTCGTTGTCGGGTATTATAGAAAACACGTGCCAGAATTTAAGGATTCTTACTGATAACGAGTTATTGGAAGAAGGTTCGGTTGTGACCGATAGTGTAGAAGTAGTGAAAGTTGAACAAATCTTGGCGGAAAAACCCGTGGATTTGCTTAGAGAACAACATAATGAGTCAGGCTCCGGTGAGGGTAGTTTGGTCAACGATGGTATTAAGCGACCAGAGAGACGGCGGGGCGGTACCAAAACCGAGAAGACCATCACTCTGGAAATGCTTAGACAGTATTTTGCTGGCAGCTTGAAAGACGCTGCTAAGAATCTTGGTG TTTGTCCAACAACTTTGAAAAGGATATGTCGACAACATGGGATCCAACGTTGGCCTTCACGGAAGATCAAGAAAGTTGGTCATTCATTACGAAAGATCCAGCTTGTGATGGATTCGGTTCAAGGGGCTCCCGGATCATTCCAAATCGACTCTTTTTATTCAAACTTCCCGAAGCTTGCGTCTTCGGATCCAAACACAAGCTCGTTTTCACCTTCAAAGATCCATAATATCGATGCAAAGGGCGTCGATGGTGTCACCAAGTCGCTTTCATCATCATGTAGCCAAACTTCGAGTTCTGGACAATCGTGTTCAAGCGGGACCCAACCGTCCACGGGTAATAACGTTTTGAAAAGAGATCGGAGTGATGCCGAGCCTCATGTTTCACCTTTTGTTCAAGATGAAGAACACgaacaaaaaggttttcaaacatCGCATAGCCATAAGTCGCTCACTGAGCTCACGGCTGCTTCAACGCTACCCCCAAAAGGCGGGAATGCTCGAGATAACAATATCCAAAGAGTTAAAGTGACATATGGCGAAGAAAAGGTGCGTTTTCGTTTGCAAAAAGACACGGGGTTTAATCAAATACTAGAAGAAATTGCAAAGCGGTTTAGCATAAACGATATCAACTGTTTTCATCTCAAGTACTTTGATGATGATTCAGAATGGGTTCTTTTAACTTGTGATGCCGATCTAGAGGAATGCATT